In a single window of the Equus quagga isolate Etosha38 chromosome 7, UCLA_HA_Equagga_1.0, whole genome shotgun sequence genome:
- the N4BP3 gene encoding NEDD4-binding protein 3: MATAPGAAGIAMGSVGSLLERQDFSPEELRAALAGSRGSRQPDGLLRKGLGQRELLSYLHLPKKDSKTTKRASRNEPADYATLYYREHPRAGDFSKTSLPERGRFDKCRIRPSVFKPVAGSGKGFLSMQSLAAHKGQKLWRSNGSLHTLACHPPLSPGPRTSQAQARAQLLHALSLDEGGPEPEPSLSDSSSGGSFGRSPGAGPGPFSSSLGHINHLGGSLDRASRGPKEAGPLAMLSCLPEPPPPYEFSCPTAEEVVAVLPDACEDLKRGLGDEDGSNPFTQVLEERQRLWLSELKRLYVERLHEVAQKAERSERNLQLQLFMAQQEQRRLRKELQAQQGLASEPRPPGTLPEADPSARPEEEARWEVCQKTAEISLLKQQLREAQAELAQKLAEIFSLKTQLRGSRAQAQAQDAELARLRETVRSLQEQAPREEAPGSCETDDCKSRGLLGEAGGSEARDGAEQLRAELLQERLRGEEQALRFERERRTWQEEKERVLRYQREIQGGYLDMYRRNQALEQELRALREPPTPWSPRLESSKI, translated from the exons ATGGCCACAGCCCCAGGCGCTGCTGGCATTGCCATGGGCAGCGTGGGCAGCCTGTTGGAACGGCAGGATTTCTCCCCCGAAGAGCTCCGGGCGGCACTCGCAGGGTCCCGCGGCTCCCGCCAGCCTGATGGGCTCCTTCGGAAAGGCTTGGGCCAGCGTGAGCTCCTCAGCTACCTGCATCTCCCCAAGAAGGACAGCAAGACTACCAAGCGGGCCTCTCGGAACGAGCCTGCCGACTATGCCACCCTCTACTACCGGGAACATCCTCGAGCTGGTGACTTCAGCAAGACTTCACTGCCTGAGCGCGGTCGCTTCGATAAG TGCCGCATTCGCCCATCAGTGTTCAAGCCTGTGGCAGGCAGCGGGAAAGGCTTCCTGTCCATGCAGAGCCTGGCAGCCCACAAGGGCCAGAAGCTGTGGCGCAGCAATGGCAGCCTGCACACACTGGCCTGCCACCCGCCCCTGAGCCCGGGGCCCAGGACCAGCCAGGCGCAGGCTCGTGCCCAGCTGCTGCATGCCCTCAGCCTGGACGAGGGCGGCCCTGAGCCTGAGCCCAGCCTGTCCGACTCCTCCAGTGGGGGCAGCTTTGGCCGCAGTCCTGGCGCTGGCCCCGGCCCCTTCAGCTCCTCCCTGGGCCACATTAACCACCTCGGGGGCTCCCTGGACCGGGCCTCGCGGGGCCCCAAGGAGGCTGGGCCGCTGGCTATGCTGAGCTGCCTGCCAGAGCCACCGCCCCCGTATGAGTTCTCCTGCCCCACGGCCGAGGAGGTAGTAGCTGTGCTGCCGGATGCCTGTGAGGACCTCAAGAGGGGCCTCGGTGATGAGGATGGCTCCAACCCCTTCACGCAG GTACTGGAGGAGCGCCAGCGGCTATGGCTGTCTGAGCTGAAGCGCCTGTACGTGGAACGGCTACACGAGGTGGCCCAGAAGGCCGAGCGCAGTGAGCGCAACCTCCAGCTACAGCTGTTTATGGCCCAGCAGGAGCAGCGGCGCCTGCGGAAGGAGCTACAGGCACAGCAGGGCCTGGCCTCTGAGCCCCGACCCCCAGGCACCCTCCCGGAGGCCGACCCCAGCGCCCGACCAGAGGAAGAAGCCCGATGGGAG GTGTGCCAGAAGACAGCGGAGATTAGCCTCCTGAAGCAGCAGCTACGGGAGGCCCAGGCAGAGCTGGCGCAGAAGCTGGCTGAGATCTTCAGCCTGAAGACGCAGCTTCGGGGCAGCCGGGCACAAGCCCAGGCCCAGGACGCAGAGCTGGCCCGGCTCCGGGAGACCGTGCGGAGCCTGCAGGAGCAGGCCCCCCGGGAGGAAGCCCCAGGCAGCTGTGAGACTGATGACTGCAAGAGCAGGGggctgctgggggaggcaggaggcagcgaGGCCAGAGATGGCGCTGAGCAGCTGCGGGCTGAGCTGCTGCAAGAGCGGCTCCGGGGTGAGGAGCAGGCGCTACGCTTTGAGCGGGAGCGGCGGACgtggcaggaggagaaggagagggtACTGCGCTACCAGCGGGAGATCCAGGGGGGCTACCTGGACATGTACCGCCGCAACCAGGCGCTTGAACAGGAACTGCGGGCGCTGCGGGAGCCCCCCACACCCTGGAGTCCTCGGCTTGAGTCCTCCAAGATCTGA